The genomic stretch CGGCGAGGGGCAGATATCGTACGGCGGGCCGGGTGCCGTCGCACGCGCACGCCTGGCAGCGGAGATCGTCGCCGGACGCCTCGCCCTGGTGGGCCCGGTACCGATCGACGTTCGCTACGATCTGATTGGAGTCGACGCGCTTCACGGTGGCGTGAGCCGGCCGGTGGGCGAGCCGTACGAGGTCAGGCTTCGCGTCGCGGCCCGTGTTTCGACCGAGGCGGAGGCGTGGCGCGTGGCGCGTGAAGTCGAGTCGCTCTATACCAACGGACCCTTCGGCGGTGGCGGCGCGTCGACAACCGTGAAGCCGGTGCTGGCGATGCGCTCCACGCTCCTGCCGAGATCCGCAGTGGCGTGGCGGGTCGACTACGAGACGGTTTGATGAAGCTGAGAGACATCGCACACGGACGCGCCGGCGACAAGGGGGACACCTGCAACATTTCGGTGATCGCGTACGACCGGCGCGACTACCCCCGCCTGCAGCGCGAGGTCACCGCGGCGCGGGTTCGAGAGTGCTTCGACGGCATCGTCCTTGGAGAGATCGTGCGCTACGAACTGCCGCAGCTCGGCGCCCTGAACTTCGTCATGACGCGGGCGCTCGGTGGCGGGGTCACCCGGTCACTGGCGCTGGACGCGCATGGCAAGTCGCTGAGTTCCGCGCTGATGAACCTGGAGATCCCGGATCCTCCTGCTGATCCGGCGCCGTGAACCAGCATCCGATTGTGATTGGGTGCCCTGTCCGCTTCTTCTCGTCATGGCCGCGGTTTCATGGACGTGATTGTCCATCGAGTGCGGCGCGCACGGGCTCGAACTCGAGCAGGGGCTCCTGCACGACTTGACGCCAGCGCGCGCGATGATCGGTTCGCCTCAAGCGGAAATACAGGACCTCCCGCCGTACCTCACTGATGTTGCCGCCGATGTTGTGTCCGAGAAGGTAATGCGCGAACAGCACGTCGCCGGGCCGTGCTGTCACCTGCCTCGGTTGCCCGAGCTCGACTGGCGGATATGGCACGCACGACAGGAGCGCATCCGGCCCCTGATGCCGCAGGTAATCTGCAGCCGCCAGATGCGATCCAGGCCAGACCCACAGATTTCCTGCGTTCTCGCGGCTCTGGTCCGTCAGGAAGATACCAGCCAACATGGTGAATGTTCCCGGACGTCCATCCGGCTCTGGTGGCGTGAGACCGTCGATGTGGGGGCCGCCCGGCTCATGCGGCCACGGAGGAATATTCAGTGAGACCTGGACGTGATCGGGCCTCTCGAACGACGCCGGTGCGATCAATGACTCGGCGAGTGCCAGTGTGGCGCAGTCGAACAGCGGCCCCGCCAGATCGCGGGGCAGCTCGCCGACGACAAAGTCGAACAGAGGTCCACGATGGCCTGCGCGCGGCGGATCGTGCGCGGCACGATCGGCGATGGCCCGCCGGGCCGCGTCAATCAGGCCGGATGATACGACCTGAGATACGACGATGTAACCGTCTCGTGCGAACGCGCGGAGCTGTTGGGGGCTGATGTCGGGGATGACAGGCTCGGGCATGACAGACACTCCTGCTGAGCGCGTTGGAATCGTTCTTCACCGATCCACAAACTCCGAGCGCTTGACATTGCCCACGTCGGAACAATGCGATTCGGATCTTCGCGCCACGACGGCGCGATAGAACGAATATCCCTTCATCGCGCGCGCGGCATCGCCGAAATAGCGCGCTCGATACTCGTCGGCCGACAAGTCCTCGACCAAGGTGAAGCCACGTGCCAGGAGATATGCCGGCATCTCGGAGGGGTCGAACCCGCACGTCCACGGCTCACCGGCTTGCCGCACGCGCTCCAGAATTTCGGCCGCGCCGTCGCACTGCAAAGACCCATCAAGGATCCCGTGATGAACGTAGGTGAAAAACAGTTCGCTCTCTGCTGGCACCAACGCGGCAATCGCGCGCAGCGTGGCATTGACAGCGGCTTCCGTCAGGTAGTTTGTGACACCCTCCCATAGTACGAACGACCGAACGTTGATATCGAAGTCCGATCCTCGAAGCACATCGTCGACCGTCTGGCTGGTGAAATCGATTGGCGCGTGAGTAACCGCTCCCGACTGAACGTTCGCGCGGCTGATCAGGCGAATCTTGAGCGCCTGAGTCAGTGGATGATCAACCTCGAAGACATGAGCCGTGGCGATTCCAGGTATACGGTAGGCGCGGGCATCAAATCCGGCGCCGAGGATGAGTACTTGATGCACCCCGTTATTCAGCGCGTCGCGCAGCAGATCGTCGACCAATCGGGTGCGCGCAACGGCTGACGTCCGTGCTCCGGGCCATTTGCGATCGATGACGCGAACGATGTGACGATGGATCGGCTTCAGTCGGGCCAGTAGCAGCAGGAGACGTCCGGCCGGCCGAAGAAAGCGTTCGGCGTACGGATCAGCGAACAGCGGATCGCGCGACGACTCGAGCGTTTCGAGCGCCCGAAACAACGCCATGACTTCAGCCGTCTGGCTGCCGCGTCCCGTCATCTCGTGGATGGTAGACGACGCCGTTGTCGTGGCGCCGGACCTTCAGCACGACGTGCAGGCAGCAGAGCGACATCCGAGGAGTGCCGGGCCATGCTGAGGATTGTCCTCTCCATCCGCGTCACCGGCCGCCCTCGTCGAGCGGCCGGTGCCGCAGCGCCTGCGCGGCAGGAATATTGCGCCTGTCGCTGTTCTCGTCCTAACGAACCGTGCAGATCGTGCCGTGAACAGCGGTCAGGATGTGGCCGCTGCGGTTGAAACCACTCACGAACAGGAACCCCGTCGCTCCTTCGAATTCGCCGGTGCCGCTCACGATCCGCTGATACGCGTTGACGGGGCCGCCGTCGGGAGTCGAGACCGCCGATGGTTCCGAGAGGCCCATCTCGCGCATCGTGAGTGTGCCGGTCGCGGTGGTGTACTCGAAGTTGCCCACGTAGCTCCTGAAGGTGGGCGCGCCGCTCGGGAACAGGGCGCTCGCCTCTCCTTTGAAATACGTCGTGCCGCGCAAACCGTGATTGCCGTCCACCTCGCCGAGGAAGCAGGGCGCAGTGTCGCCTGGCTTGCAGATCTCCGATCGATTCTCGACGAGATCTGCGTGGACTGTCTTGCACTTTTGATCCGTGGGTTCCTGCGCCCTGGCGGTGACCGCCAGTCCGACGGCCGCCGCCAGCGCCAGGCAAAAATTCGTGCGTCGCATGTGTATCCTCCCCAACAAAGCCGCGGACGGGCCGCGGCGGAAACAGGCAGGAAACAAGCAGAACACGACCGCGGGATGCGGGCGATGATCGCTGCCTGACTTCTTCCTGACTTTTCGTGCGTGATGTCTTTGCACGAGAGGAAATGCCCCGCGGTCAGTACAATCGGCCCGATGCAGGAGCCCGATCCGCCGCGGACGCTGGCGTTTCATCCCAACACACGATCGGTCGTCTATTTCGGGCCGTTCCGGCTCGACCTTTCTGACGGTCTGTTGACGCAGGAGGGCGCCGACGTTCGGCTGCCGCCGCGCGCGTTGGCGATCCTGCAGCATCTCGTCGAGCGGTCCGGCCGCATCGTCTCCAAACAGTCGCTGATGGACGTCGCGTGGAAGGACGCGCACGTCAGCGAGACGTCGCTCACCGAGGCGATCGGCCTCATCCGCCAGGCGCTCGGCGACGATCCGCAGAAGCCCACCTTCATCCAGACGGTTCACCGGCGCGGATACCGCTTCGTCGCCACCATCGCCACCGAGCCGCCGCCGCCATCATCACTGCAACCGGAAGTTCTGCGCCCGCGCACCCCGATCGACGCCGCACAGGAATCGGTCCCGGCGACGATGGCGAGCGGCGCACGATCGCGCTGGATGATCGTCTCGAGTATTGGGACAGTAGCCGTACTGGTGGCGTTCACAGGTGTGTGGTCCTGGACCGCACGCCGGCCCTCTCAGCCCGGCCAGGCGATCCGCGTCAATGTCGCATTCCCTCTCGACCAAGCTCCCATTCCCAGCCTCAACGCGCATCCCATCGTCGCGCTCTCGCCTGACGGGCAGCGCCTGGTCTATGTGGGCGGCGGGTCGGCGAAGACTCGATTGTTCCTGCGAGAGATGAACCGGTTCGACGCCGTCCCGCTCCCCGGCACCGAGGGCGCGCATGGTCCGTTCTTCTCACCGGATGGCGCGTGGGTCGCGTTTTTCGCCGATGGCCAGCTCAAGAAAGTGAGGACCAGCGCCAGCGAGCGTGCCGCTCCACAGGTCTTGTGCGCGACGGAGCCAGGCGTCGGAGGGGCGTGGGTGTCGGCCGACGAGATCGTGTTCGTGCCGAATTGGCGAGGGCCGCTGATGCGCGTTCCCGCATCGGGCGGGCAACCGCTTGCCGTGACGCGCCCGGGCGTCACGTATCGCTGGCCCGATCGACTCGACAACGAAACGATCCTCGCCACCCGGTGGCGGTCGTCGACCGACGATGCGGCGGTCGTGGCGGTCTCGCTGGCCTCCGGCGCCGAACGCGTCGTCGCCGAGCCGGCGACGTTCGGGCGCTACGCACCGGATGGACACGTTCTCTTCGTACGTGACGGCGACCTGTATGCCGTGAGCATCGATGCTTCCGCAGCGCGGGCGATGGCAACGCCCACGCGTCTGATCCCAGCGGTGATGACGGGTACGACCGGCGCCGCGCAATTCACGATGTCGCCCAGCGGATCGCTGCTGTACATCGACGACATCCCAGAGCGCGGGCAACGGACGCTCGCGCGTCTCGACAGCCGTGGCGTCGCGACAGATCTTCCCGTTCCAGCGCATGATTTCCGCTATGTCTCCGCGTGCGGCAATCGACTGGCCGCCACGCTCTTTGCTCGAGGCCAGACCGAATTGTGGTGGGGCTCTCTCGATCGCGCGGCGATGACCCAGATCACCCGCGAGGGGGCCGCGTCCGAACCCGTGTGGTCCCCCGACTGCCGCACGATTGCGTTCTCGTGGAACCGCACCGGCGTGGCAACTATCTACATGGTGGCGGTCGAGTCGGGCGACGCGGCACGCGTCCTTTTCGAGAGTCCGCTGTCGAGCGCGCCTGGCTCGTGGTCGGCCGACGGACGCTGGCTCGCGTACACCGAACAGCATCCGGCAACGTCTGCCGATATCTGGCTGTGGGATCGATCGACCGGGCACCGCCGCCCCATCATCGCGACAGCCGGGCCGGATCTGCTTCCGGCCTTGTCACCGGACGGCAACTACGTCGCGTATGAATCCCGCGCGACCGGAGCGTTCGAGATCGAGGTCGCCAACGTCCAGACAGGGGCACGCACGCAGGTGTCGGTCGCGGGCGGGACCTGGCCGTCCTGGTCTGCGGACGGCCGCGAGTTGTTCTTCCTGGGCGGCACCACAATCAAGCGGGTCGCGGTTCAGCGGCAGAACGCTCACCTGGTCGTTAGTGATGCCGCGTCGTTCTTCACGAATCCCGACATCGTCTCGTTCAGGGGGAACGCCGACCAGTTCGTGTGGCTGAGGCGCACGGCCGGGATCGTCCCCGTCACGCGCTCGAACCTCGTGCTCAACTGGACGTCAGAGCTCAGTCGGAGCGTCCGCTGAGAATTTGCGGAAACCTGAGGGTTTCCGCTGGAAGTCTTGAGGACTCCAGACCCGCCTTGAGGGCATCCTGAGCGCACGCCGTGGAATCGGCCGCTGGCGTGGGAGACGTAATGGGATGGCGCTCTATCGGTTCGGATATCGATCCGACTTGTTGGAGTTCGACGCTTCGACTGGCGAAGTGGTCAGGGATGGGTTTTGCGTGCGACTGCGTCCGCAGCCCGCCCGGGCACTCGAACACCTGATGCTGCGACGCGGCTGTCTGGTCAGCCGCGCGGAGCTTCAGCAGGCTATCTGGACCGAGGACACGTTCGTCCACTTCGAATACGGCCTGAACTCCTGCATGAAGCAGATCAGGGCCGCCATCGGCGATCAGCGAGCGGCGCCGCGCTATATCGAGACTCTTGTGAAGCGCGGGTTCCGCTTCATCGCGCCGGTGACGACGGTGTCGCCGGACTGAAGTGACTGACGCCGCGGGCCACTGAACGAGTTGTCGGGAGCCGGGAGGTCGCCGCTGACCGGAGTACGATTCCCCGCGGCGAGTGAGCATGGCTGTGCGCGAAGAGCAGGAGGATCAGTGGGACCGACGAAAAGCAACAACATGACGACCGTGATCGCGGCCTACCAACGTCTTCTCGACGCGTGGAACAGGCGGCGCGCCGACGAATTCGCGGCACTCTTCGCGGCGGATGGCAACGCCGTCGGCTTCGATGGCTCGCCCATGAATGGACGGGCGGAGATTTCCTCCACGCTCGCGTCGATCTTCGCGCACCATCAAACGGCCTCGTATGTGGCGAAGGTGCGCGAGGTTCGGCTGCTTCGGCCGGACGTCGCGCTGCTCCGGTCCGTTGTCGGGATGGTGCCGTCCGGGCAGTCAGCGCTCAATCCGGCGGTGAACGCGATCCAGAGCGTCCTCTTCGTCGACAAGGACGGCACATGGCAGGTCGTTCTGCTGCACAACACGCCAGCGGCGTATCACGGCCGTCCAGAGATGGTCGAACAGCTCACCGCAGAGTTGACGGAGGTGGTCCGAAGCGGTCGGGTGGTGTGGAATGACTGACGTCTCTGATCTTGGGTTTCAGGACCAGCTCGGTGTCACTTCGGGATGAGCTGGTGTGTGGTGACGTTGCGCGATCGTTGAAATGGACGGCGCTGACCTGTCGTCAGCGTTCACTGCGACGCCGCGCGCCGCGGGAGCCGTTCGGGCCGGTCCGCGTGCTCGACGGAGGCCCGTTCGCGGAGCGCGATATCGTCTCGAAACATTCGCACGAGAACCTCCGAAGCTTCTTGGAATTGCGAATCGTCAGCACGCCGCGTCGATAGTCGATCGTGCCGTTCTTCCGAAGGGTTGCCGCGGACTCACTCACGACCGGTCTCGGTGCCCCCACCATCTGTGCGACGAACTCGTGCGTCAGCTCGAATCGATTCGTGTCCGCTCGTTCAGCCGTCAAGAGAAGCCAGCGCGCCAAACGCTGGACGGACGTATGGAACCGATTGCACAGTGCGGACTGCGCCAGCTGGTGCATCATGCGTTGGGAGTAGTCCATCAGCAGGTCGTGCAGCGCACTGCACGAGAAGATGTGCTCGCGAATCAGGTCGTTCGAAGCGCGGTAGGCCAACCCCGGCAGCTGGACGACGAGACCGTACGGCAGCGGCTGGTTGCCAAGCGCATCGGCGATACCCGCGACACCCTCCTTGCCGATGAGTGCGACCTCGACGGAGTTCCCGTTGCGAGCGGCCGCGACCAGCGACACGATCCCGGATTCGACGAAGTACACCGACTCGGACGCGACGCGTGGACCGCCCAGCACCGCGCCACGCTGCAGCGCGAACGGTTCCATCTGCTCGAGAAGCTGGCCAAGAACGATACGGTCGGCCCTCGCCAGTTCCATCAGTACCCGGTTTGTCGCACGCGTGGTCGTCAACGCGCCTCCGTCTGGTGGCCTCTGCAAGATCGGTCGCATCGAGGCACAGCCGTAACGACCCAGTCTGTCCAGCTTCCACAGAACGTGTAGTTTTCATACAGATCGTCCGTATCTAACTGCCCCGCTGGGATTTGCGAGCCGCGTGCTACTCTCCGGTCGTCGTAGTGGCGCGAGGTCGCGCGCGGGTTTCGGAGGTTCTCGTGCTGGTGCGTCTCACACGGAAACTCGCAGAATGGATCAGCAGAATGGATCAACGGAATTGATCTGCGGAATCGCGCGGTCGGCGACGTCGTGGATCTCCCCGATCGCGACGCGCTCGGCCTCATCGCCGAAGGGTGGGCAGGGTCGGTCGAACATGCGACCGCAGCTGGCGATGTGGTGCCGGCAGACGTAGTCCCACCGTCCGACGGTCGTCGCCGCATTCCATCCCCCAGGGATACCCCTATGCCTCACGCGTTTGACATGTCAGGGTTGGCAGATCTGATCGCCGGGCTGGGAAAGCTTGCGGAGCACGCGCGGGAGCACGAGCAGCGATTGACGGAGTTGATCAGCGCCGCCGAAGCCGCGGTCC from Vicinamibacterales bacterium encodes the following:
- a CDS encoding phytanoyl-CoA dioxygenase family protein → MPEPVIPDISPQQLRAFARDGYIVVSQVVSSGLIDAARRAIADRAAHDPPRAGHRGPLFDFVVGELPRDLAGPLFDCATLALAESLIAPASFERPDHVQVSLNIPPWPHEPGGPHIDGLTPPEPDGRPGTFTMLAGIFLTDQSRENAGNLWVWPGSHLAAADYLRHQGPDALLSCVPYPPVELGQPRQVTARPGDVLFAHYLLGHNIGGNISEVRREVLYFRLRRTDHRARWRQVVQEPLLEFEPVRAALDGQSRP
- a CDS encoding SAM-dependent methyltransferase: MTGRGSQTAEVMALFRALETLESSRDPLFADPYAERFLRPAGRLLLLLARLKPIHRHIVRVIDRKWPGARTSAVARTRLVDDLLRDALNNGVHQVLILGAGFDARAYRIPGIATAHVFEVDHPLTQALKIRLISRANVQSGAVTHAPIDFTSQTVDDVLRGSDFDINVRSFVLWEGVTNYLTEAAVNATLRAIAALVPAESELFFTYVHHGILDGSLQCDGAAEILERVRQAGEPWTCGFDPSEMPAYLLARGFTLVEDLSADEYRARYFGDAARAMKGYSFYRAVVARRSESHCSDVGNVKRSEFVDR
- a CDS encoding winged helix-turn-helix domain-containing protein; translated protein: MQEPDPPRTLAFHPNTRSVVYFGPFRLDLSDGLLTQEGADVRLPPRALAILQHLVERSGRIVSKQSLMDVAWKDAHVSETSLTEAIGLIRQALGDDPQKPTFIQTVHRRGYRFVATIATEPPPPSSLQPEVLRPRTPIDAAQESVPATMASGARSRWMIVSSIGTVAVLVAFTGVWSWTARRPSQPGQAIRVNVAFPLDQAPIPSLNAHPIVALSPDGQRLVYVGGGSAKTRLFLREMNRFDAVPLPGTEGAHGPFFSPDGAWVAFFADGQLKKVRTSASERAAPQVLCATEPGVGGAWVSADEIVFVPNWRGPLMRVPASGGQPLAVTRPGVTYRWPDRLDNETILATRWRSSTDDAAVVAVSLASGAERVVAEPATFGRYAPDGHVLFVRDGDLYAVSIDASAARAMATPTRLIPAVMTGTTGAAQFTMSPSGSLLYIDDIPERGQRTLARLDSRGVATDLPVPAHDFRYVSACGNRLAATLFARGQTELWWGSLDRAAMTQITREGAASEPVWSPDCRTIAFSWNRTGVATIYMVAVESGDAARVLFESPLSSAPGSWSADGRWLAYTEQHPATSADIWLWDRSTGHRRPIIATAGPDLLPALSPDGNYVAYESRATGAFEIEVANVQTGARTQVSVAGGTWPSWSADGRELFFLGGTTIKRVAVQRQNAHLVVSDAASFFTNPDIVSFRGNADQFVWLRRTAGIVPVTRSNLVLNWTSELSRSVR
- a CDS encoding winged helix-turn-helix domain-containing protein: MALYRFGYRSDLLEFDASTGEVVRDGFCVRLRPQPARALEHLMLRRGCLVSRAELQQAIWTEDTFVHFEYGLNSCMKQIRAAIGDQRAAPRYIETLVKRGFRFIAPVTTVSPD
- a CDS encoding SgcJ/EcaC family oxidoreductase — translated: MTTVIAAYQRLLDAWNRRRADEFAALFAADGNAVGFDGSPMNGRAEISSTLASIFAHHQTASYVAKVREVRLLRPDVALLRSVVGMVPSGQSALNPAVNAIQSVLFVDKDGTWQVVLLHNTPAAYHGRPEMVEQLTAELTEVVRSGRVVWND
- a CDS encoding Crp/Fnr family transcriptional regulator, which gives rise to MTTTRATNRVLMELARADRIVLGQLLEQMEPFALQRGAVLGGPRVASESVYFVESGIVSLVAAARNGNSVEVALIGKEGVAGIADALGNQPLPYGLVVQLPGLAYRASNDLIREHIFSCSALHDLLMDYSQRMMHQLAQSALCNRFHTSVQRLARWLLLTAERADTNRFELTHEFVAQMVGAPRPVVSESAATLRKNGTIDYRRGVLTIRNSKKLRRFSCECFETISRSANGPPSSTRTGPNGSRGARRRSER